Proteins from a genomic interval of Thamnophis elegans isolate rThaEle1 chromosome 2, rThaEle1.pri, whole genome shotgun sequence:
- the GDI1 gene encoding rab GDP dissociation inhibitor alpha: MDEAYDVIVLGTGLTECILSGIMSVNGKKVLHMDRNPYYGGESSSITPLEELYKRFEITEGPSECMGRGRDWNVDLIPKFLMANGQLVKMLLYTEVTRYLDFKVVEGSFVYKAGKIYKVPSTETEALASNLMGMFEKRRFRKFLVFVANFDENDSKTLEGVDPHVTTMREVYRRFDLGQDVIDFTGHALALYRTDDYLDQPCLETINRIKLYSESLARYGKSPYLYPLYGLGELPQGFARLSAIYGGTYMLNKPVDEIVMEGGKVIGVKSEGEVARCKQLICDPSYVTDRVRPAGKVVRIICILSHPIRGTSDANSCQIIIPQNQVGRKSDIYVCLISSAHNVAAQGKYIAIVSTTVETDSPENEVQPALELLEPIDQKFVAISDIYEPTDDGTESQIFCSRSYDATTHFETTCDDIKDIYRRMAGAPFDFESMKRRQNDVFGENEQ; the protein is encoded by the exons ATGGACGAGGCCTACGACGTGATCGTGCTGGGCACCGGCTTGACC GAATGTATCCTTTCGGGTATCATGTCTGTGAATGGCAAGAAGGTGTTGCATATGGACCGGAATCCATATTACGGGGGTGAGAGCTCATCGATTACTCCCCTGGAGGAG CTTTACAAACGCTTCGAAATTACAGAGGGGCCCTCTGAATGCATGGGGCGTGGCCGGGACTGGAATGTTGATCTGATCCCCAAATTTCTCATGGCCAATG GCCAGCTTGTGAAGATGCTCCTGTATACAGAGGTGACACGCTACTTAGATTTCAAAGTGGTGGAAGGCAGCTTTGTCTACAAGGCAGGAAAGATTTACAAAGTGCCATCAACAGAGACAGAAGCACTGGCTTCCA ATCTCATGGGCATGTTTGAGAAACGCCGCTTTCGCAAGTTCTTGGTGTTTGTGGCAAACTTCGATGAGAATGATTCAAAGACCTTGGAGGGAGTGGATCCTCATGTCACTACCATGCGCGAAGTCTACCGACGCTTTGACCTTGGCCAGGATGTCATTGATTTCACAGGCCATGCGCTGGCTCTCTACCGCACTGATGA CTACTTGGATCAACCTTGCTTGGAAACCATCAATCGCATAAAACTCTACAGTGAATCCCTGGCTCGCTATGGGAAGAGCCCCTATCTCTACCCACTGTATGGCCTGGGTGAGCTTCCCCAGGGATTTGCCAG GCTCAGCGCTATCTATGGTGGCACCTACATGCTCAACAAACCAGTGGATGAGATTGTCATGGAAGGTGGCAAGGTCATCGGAGTCAAATCGGAAGGAGAG GTGGCACGCTGCAAACAGTTGATCTGTGATCCCAGCTATGTGACAGATAGAGTGCGCCCAGCTGGAAAAGTGGTCCGCATCATCTGTATTCTGAGTCATCCTATCCGTGGCACCAGTGATGCTAATTCCTGTCAAATCATCATTCCCCAAAATCAAGTGGGACGCAAATCTG ATATCTATGTCTGCCTCATTTCCTCTGCCCACAATGTGGCTGCCCAGGGCAAGTACATCGCTATTGTCAGTACTACTGTAGAGACAGATTCTCCTGAGAATGAAGTGCAGCCAGCTCTCGAACTGCTTGAGCCTATTGACCAAAA GTTTGTGGCCATCAGTGATATATATGAACCCACTGATGATGGAACTGAAAGTCAG ATATTCTGTTCGCGATCGTATGATGCCACCACCCACTTTGAGACAACATGTGATGACATCAAAGACATTTACCGGCGCATGGCTGGGGCTCCATTTGATTTTGAAAGCATGAAACGGCGCCAAAACGATGTCTTTGGCGAGAATGAGCAGTGA